The following coding sequences are from one Musa acuminata AAA Group cultivar baxijiao chromosome BXJ1-6, Cavendish_Baxijiao_AAA, whole genome shotgun sequence window:
- the LOC135676206 gene encoding ethylene-responsive transcription factor ERF022-like, which produces MAEMGAEAAVHYRGVRKRKWGKWVSEIREPGKKSRIWLGSFESAEMAAVAHDVAALRLKGRDAQLNFPESAEQLPRPRSSDPEDIRAAALEAAARLRCRTVGVSAPALERLGNDELGLDSPKMWVELAEALLLSPPAWNPEVSEPEEWEHHASLWDPFL; this is translated from the coding sequence aTGGCGGAGATGGGAGCAGAGGCGGCGGTGCATTACCGAGGGGTGAGGAAGAGGAAGTGGGGGAAGTGGGTGTCGGAGATCAGGGAGCCCGGGAAGAAGAGCAGGATCTGGCTGGGGAGCTTCGAGTCAGCGGAGATGGCGGCGGTGGCACACGACGTGGCGGCGCTGCGACTCAAGGGCCGCGACGCGCAGCTCAACTTCCCGGAGTCGGCGGAGCAGCTTCCGCGGCCCCGGAGCTCGGACCCCGAGGACATACGGGCGGCGGCGCTGGAGGCGGCCGCGAGGCTCCGGTGCAGGACTGTTGGGGTATCGGCGCCGGCGCTGGAGCGGCTGGGCAACGACGAGCTGGGGCTGGACTCGCCCAAGATGTGGGTGGAGCTGGCGGAGGCGCTGCTGCTGAGCCCACCAGCTTGGAACCCTGAGGTGAGCGAGCCAGAGGAGTGGGAACACCATGCGTCCTTGTGGGACCCTTTCCTGTAG